In the Gossypium arboreum isolate Shixiya-1 chromosome 10, ASM2569848v2, whole genome shotgun sequence genome, one interval contains:
- the LOC108465334 gene encoding uncharacterized protein LOC108465334: MKHNISEAFKGTESKEITQVKDFLGEIEKHFAKNDKIEMTSLLTSLISMKYKGQENVREYIMEMFHVALRLKALKIELFEELPVFMVLVSLPAQFNQFKISYNSQKEKWTLNKLISHCVQEEERLKHDKSKSAHLANAPKDKGTKRKYHNEVIKGPAQKKQ; the protein is encoded by the coding sequence atgaaacaCAACATTTCAGAAGCCTTTAAGGGTACAGAATCTAAAGAGATTACTCAGGTCAAGGATTTCCTTGGCGAAATTGAGAAACATTttgctaaaaatgataaaattgagaTGACATCACTTCTAACGTCTTTGATTTCTATGAAGTATAAGGGTCAAGAAAACGTGAGGGAGTACATTATGGAGATGTTTCATGTTGCTTTAAGACTTAAAGCACTTAAGATCGAGCTTTTTGAGGAATTGCCTGTTTTTATGGTTTTGGTATCGCTTCCTGCAcagttcaatcaatttaaaattagttataacagTCAAAAGGAGAAATGGACTTTAAATAAGCTCATTTCTCATTGTGTGCaagaggaagaaaggttgaagcatGATAAGTCTAAAAGTGCTCATTTGGCCAATGCCCCTAAAGACAAGGGCacgaaaagaaaatatcataatGAAGTTATTAAGGGTCCAGCTCAAAAGAAACAATAG